In one Gossypium hirsutum isolate 1008001.06 chromosome D09, Gossypium_hirsutum_v2.1, whole genome shotgun sequence genomic region, the following are encoded:
- the LOC121203389 gene encoding wall-associated receptor kinase-like 9 — protein MRLRIAIEIANALFYLHSAASAPIYHRDIKSSNILLDDKYRAKVSDFGTSRSVALEQTYLTTRSMQENSLFNILDPMVVKDGPEKEIVVVALLEKRCLNLNGKKRPTMKQVAMELELINTSGGNVPEDHGDEESEIDDMIHSWETNPSCSTSRTITTNSVTFPLNSSL, from the exons ATGCGTTTACGAATTGCGATTGAAATTGCTAATGCCTTGTTCTATTTGCATTCAGCTGCTTCTGCTCCTATTTATCATCGAGACATCAAATCTAGTAACATACTTTTGGATGATAAATATAGGGCAAAAGTGTCAGATTTTGGAACTTCAAGATCAGTTGCACTTGAACAAACATATCTAACCACTCGG TCAATGCAGGAGAATTCCTTATTTAACATTCTCGATCCAATGGTAGTAAAGGATGGTCCAGAAAAGGAGATTGTAGTAGTGGCTCTGCTAGAAAAAAGATGCTTGAATCTTAATGGAAAGAAAAGACCCACCATGAAACAAGTAGCAATGGAACTGGAGTTGATTAACACTTCAGGTGGAAATGTTCCTGAAGACCATGGTGATGAAGAATCTGAAATAGATGACATGATCCATTCATGGGAGACCAATCCAAGTTGTTCAACGTCTAGGACAATTACAACCAACAGTGTAACTTTTCCATTAAATTCATCTTTATAG